In the genome of Leptolyngbya subtilissima AS-A7, one region contains:
- a CDS encoding type I glyceraldehyde-3-phosphate dehydrogenase, translating to MVRVAINGFGRIGRNFLRCWLTRENSQLEVVAINDTSDPKTNSHLLKYDSMLGRLDADVSAGEDTLIVNGKTIKCYSDRNPNNLPWAAWDIDLVIESTGVFVSEEGASRHIEAGAKKVLITAPGKGGGIGTYVMGVNDKEYTHDRHNVVSNASCTTNCLAPVVKVLHENFGIIKGTMTTTHSYTGDQRLLDASHRDLRRARAAALNIVPTTTGAAQAVALVIPEMAGKLNGIALRVPTPNVSVVDLVVQVEKPAIADQVNQALKSAAEGPMKGILAYSDLPLVSIDYRKTDESSIVDSSLTMVMGGDMVKVVAWYDNEWGYSQRVVDLAEMVAANWK from the coding sequence GTGGTTAGAGTAGCAATTAATGGTTTTGGCCGCATTGGCCGTAATTTTCTGCGCTGCTGGTTGACGCGCGAGAACAGCCAGCTTGAGGTGGTCGCTATTAACGATACGTCTGATCCTAAGACTAACTCCCACCTGCTGAAGTATGACTCGATGCTGGGTCGGCTAGATGCTGATGTCAGCGCTGGCGAAGACACCCTGATCGTCAACGGCAAGACTATTAAGTGCTACTCCGATCGCAACCCCAACAACCTGCCCTGGGCCGCCTGGGATATCGATCTAGTCATTGAGTCCACCGGGGTGTTCGTCAGCGAAGAGGGTGCCTCTCGCCACATCGAAGCGGGTGCCAAAAAAGTGCTGATCACCGCACCGGGCAAGGGCGGCGGCATTGGCACCTACGTCATGGGCGTCAACGACAAAGAGTACACCCATGATCGCCACAATGTGGTCAGCAACGCCAGCTGTACCACCAACTGCCTGGCCCCCGTGGTCAAGGTGCTGCACGAGAACTTCGGCATCATCAAAGGCACCATGACCACTACCCACAGCTACACCGGCGACCAGCGTCTGCTCGACGCCAGCCACCGTGACCTGCGTCGGGCCCGTGCTGCGGCACTCAACATTGTGCCCACCACCACCGGGGCGGCTCAGGCTGTGGCCCTAGTGATTCCTGAAATGGCCGGCAAGCTAAACGGGATCGCCCTGCGCGTGCCCACCCCCAACGTGTCGGTAGTCGACCTAGTGGTTCAGGTGGAGAAGCCTGCGATCGCTGACCAGGTCAACCAGGCGCTGAAGTCTGCTGCCGAAGGCCCCATGAAGGGCATTTTGGCCTACAGCGACCTGCCTCTGGTTTCCATCGACTATCGCAAGACCGATGAGTCTTCGATCGTTGACTCTAGCCTGACCATGGTGATGGGCGGCGACATGGTGAAAGTGGTGGCCTGGTACGACAACGAGTGGGGCTATAGCCAGCGCGTAGTTGACTTGGCTGAGATGGTGGCTGCCAACTGGAAATAG
- the murC gene encoding UDP-N-acetylmuramate--L-alanine ligase has protein sequence MPISVDFTGRPFHFIGIGGIGMSALAYILTKRNLPVSGSDLRLTHITRRLQEAGAHIFWQQEAANLSYFLTTNQPVLATAASRTGSGAVGAKVATPVIAPDATPQVVCSTAIDTRNPEYQAALELGCPILHRSDLLAALIREYSSIAVAGTHGKTTTSSMIGHLLLNANLDPTIVVGGEVSSWGGNARLGQGPYLVAEADESDGTLSKLSASIGVVTNIELDHTDHYRDLEDVVQIFQTFQRQCGLLVASADCEVVRTSLKPDVTYSLSPDNGATYHVTDLQFGAEGTSALVWELGQPMGRLRLRVLGCHNLSNALAAVAVGRHLGIAFDKIAEGLEKFCGARRRFEHRGSYNGIQFFDDYAHHPSEIRATLAAARIKADQTLPVDSRQDNRRVVAVFQPHRFSRTAALLNDFTDAFVDADQVIMADIYSAGEKNTFGVSGRQLADAVGHAHPRVLYGHTLDDIQAALAHSLRPGDLVMFMGAGNLNQIIPQVMAYYAEAEVPSLQEAC, from the coding sequence ATGCCGATTTCCGTAGATTTTACCGGCAGACCCTTTCATTTCATTGGGATAGGGGGCATTGGCATGTCGGCACTGGCCTACATTTTGACCAAACGCAACCTGCCTGTATCGGGATCCGACCTGCGCTTAACCCACATCACCCGTCGCCTACAAGAGGCCGGTGCCCATATTTTTTGGCAACAAGAAGCCGCTAACCTGAGCTACTTTCTCACCACTAACCAGCCAGTCCTCGCCACCGCAGCGAGTCGAACCGGCTCTGGCGCAGTGGGGGCTAAGGTAGCTACGCCGGTTATCGCCCCAGACGCTACTCCCCAAGTGGTTTGTTCCACCGCGATCGACACCCGCAACCCTGAATACCAGGCGGCTCTAGAGCTGGGCTGTCCCATTCTGCACCGCTCTGACCTGCTGGCCGCCCTGATTCGCGAGTACAGCAGCATTGCCGTTGCCGGCACCCACGGCAAAACCACCACCAGCAGCATGATCGGTCATCTGCTGCTGAATGCCAACCTCGATCCCACCATTGTGGTGGGCGGCGAGGTATCGAGCTGGGGCGGCAATGCCCGCCTGGGCCAGGGTCCCTACCTGGTTGCCGAGGCCGATGAGTCGGATGGCACCCTGTCAAAGCTATCGGCCAGCATTGGCGTTGTTACCAACATTGAGCTAGACCACACCGATCACTACCGCGACTTGGAAGACGTGGTGCAAATCTTTCAAACCTTTCAGCGCCAGTGCGGTCTGTTGGTCGCTAGCGCCGACTGTGAGGTGGTACGCACCAGCCTCAAGCCCGATGTCACCTATAGCCTCAGCCCTGATAACGGCGCGACCTACCACGTCACCGACTTGCAGTTTGGGGCGGAAGGCACCTCAGCTCTGGTTTGGGAACTGGGTCAGCCCATGGGTCGCCTCCGTCTACGAGTGCTGGGCTGCCATAACCTCAGCAACGCCTTAGCTGCTGTGGCCGTTGGGCGTCACCTGGGCATTGCTTTTGACAAAATTGCCGAGGGGCTAGAGAAGTTTTGCGGCGCTCGCCGCCGATTTGAGCACCGGGGCAGCTACAACGGCATTCAGTTTTTTGACGACTATGCCCACCACCCCAGCGAGATTCGCGCCACCCTAGCGGCGGCTCGCATTAAGGCCGATCAGACTCTGCCAGTCGACAGCCGTCAGGATAACCGCCGCGTGGTGGCGGTGTTTCAGCCCCACCGATTTAGCCGTACGGCAGCGCTGCTAAACGACTTTACCGATGCCTTTGTCGATGCCGACCAGGTAATCATGGCTGATATCTATAGTGCGGGCGAGAAAAATACCTTTGGGGTTTCGGGTCGCCAATTGGCCGATGCCGTGGGCCACGCTCATCCAAGAGTTTTATACGGCCATACCCTAGACGATATTCAGGCGGCCCTGGCCCACAGCCTGCGGCCTGGCGATCTGGTGATGTTTATGGGGGCGGGCAACCTCAACCAGATTATTCCTCAGGTGATGGCTTACTATGCCGAGGCCGAGGTGCCTTCGCTGCAGGAGGCCTGTTAG